Part of the bacterium genome is shown below.
CCAGCCTCTCGCGCAGGGCCTCACGGTCCGCCACGCTCGCCTCCTGCCCCACGATGCTGGCGACCGGGTCGCCCACGAAGCGGAACAGGGTGAACGAGATCAGCGCGACAACGAGCATCACGACGATCGATTGCGCGAAGCGCCTGAGGATGAAGGCCAGCATGAGGGGAAGTTACAATACGGCCGCGCCCCGGATCGGGGGCGCGGCCGAGTGTGCCTCAGTCGAAGGTGACCGTTGTCATCGACGGCTGGTTCTCGGGATCGACGGCGACGTTCACGCCGTCCCGCGCCGCGTAGGCCAGGAGCTGGTTGTGAACCATCAGGAAGACGCGGTCCTCCTGAACCTGCTGCCAGATCTCGGCGATCGTGGCGTCACGGGCCTCGAGGTCCGTCTCGGTGGCCAGGGACTGGATCTTGGCGTCGAGCTCGGGGTCGGAATAGTT
Proteins encoded:
- a CDS encoding ABC transporter permease — encoded protein: MLAFILRRFAQSIVVMLVVALISFTLFRFVGDPVASIVGQEASVADREALRERL